A region from the Catellatospora sp. TT07R-123 genome encodes:
- a CDS encoding 1-acyl-sn-glycerol-3-phosphate acyltransferase, which yields MSDRIYPPVIALAKASFRLLSMRITVEGAEHVPASGGAVIASNHISYLDFIFAGFGAWPARRLVRFMAKKEIFDNRYAGPLMRGMHHIPVDRDAGLSSYKAALAALKSGEVVGVFPEATIDQSFTVKDIKSGAARLAATTGVPLIPMALWGTQRFWTKGRPRNLLQRNIPVTILVGEPMHPARRDKQEDVAAELRLRMKALLNRAQQDYPDKPRGPEDSWWLPAHLGGSAPEPQSIEETEDE from the coding sequence ATGTCGGACCGCATCTACCCGCCGGTGATCGCCCTCGCGAAGGCCTCCTTCCGCCTGCTGTCCATGCGTATCACGGTCGAGGGGGCCGAACATGTGCCCGCCTCGGGCGGCGCGGTGATCGCCAGCAACCACATCAGCTACCTGGACTTCATCTTCGCCGGGTTCGGCGCCTGGCCGGCGCGGCGGCTGGTCCGCTTCATGGCGAAGAAGGAGATCTTCGACAACCGGTACGCCGGGCCGCTGATGCGGGGGATGCACCACATCCCGGTGGACCGGGACGCGGGGCTGTCGTCGTACAAGGCGGCGCTGGCCGCGCTGAAGTCGGGCGAGGTGGTCGGGGTGTTCCCCGAGGCCACGATCGACCAGTCGTTCACGGTGAAGGACATCAAGAGCGGGGCGGCGCGGCTGGCGGCCACGACCGGGGTGCCGCTGATCCCGATGGCGCTGTGGGGCACGCAGCGGTTCTGGACCAAGGGGCGACCGAGGAACCTGCTCCAGCGAAACATCCCGGTGACGATCCTGGTCGGCGAGCCGATGCACCCGGCCCGCCGGGACAAGCAGGAAGACGTCGCGGCCGAGCTACGGTTGCGGATGAAGGCGCTCCTAAATCGGGCGCAGCAGGATTATCCGGATAAGCCTCGCGGCCCCGAGGACTCCTGGTGGCTGCCCGCCCACCTGGGCGGGAGCGCGCCGGAACCTCAGTCGATCGAGGAGACCGAGGACGAGTAG
- a CDS encoding acyl-ACP desaturase, producing MTETVDTIALLKELEPVVESNLNRHLATAKEWFPHEYVPWSQGTDFDGVLGGQAWEPGQSKLSDVARTSLIVNLLTEDNLPSYHHEIATLYGRDGAWGTWVHRWTAEEGRHGTAIRDYLLTTRAVDPVALERARMTHMEGGFTADHPDLLGSLSYVSFQELATRVSHRNTGRVSGDPICDQLLAKVAADENLHMLFYRNLLSAAFELAPNAAMDAVRRVVKDFQMPGHTIENFGRKSVQIAVAGIYDLRIHHDEVVQPVLRQLRVMERDNLGPDGEQAREDLAEFVAGLDKAATRFEEKREASRARAAARAA from the coding sequence ATGACCGAGACCGTCGACACGATTGCCCTGCTCAAAGAGCTGGAGCCGGTAGTCGAGAGCAACCTCAACCGACACCTGGCAACCGCCAAGGAGTGGTTCCCACACGAGTACGTCCCGTGGAGCCAGGGCACCGATTTCGACGGCGTGCTCGGTGGACAGGCGTGGGAGCCGGGCCAGTCCAAGCTGTCGGACGTGGCCCGCACCTCGCTGATCGTGAACCTGCTCACCGAGGACAACCTGCCCAGCTACCACCACGAGATCGCGACGCTGTACGGCCGCGACGGCGCGTGGGGCACCTGGGTGCACCGCTGGACCGCCGAGGAGGGCCGTCACGGCACCGCCATCCGCGACTACCTGCTGACCACGCGCGCGGTCGACCCGGTGGCGCTGGAGCGGGCCCGGATGACGCACATGGAGGGCGGCTTCACCGCCGACCACCCCGACCTGCTCGGCTCGCTGTCGTACGTCTCGTTCCAGGAGCTCGCGACGCGGGTCTCGCACCGCAACACCGGGCGCGTCAGCGGCGACCCGATCTGCGACCAGCTGCTGGCCAAGGTCGCCGCGGACGAGAACCTGCACATGCTCTTCTACCGCAACCTGCTCAGCGCCGCGTTCGAGCTGGCGCCCAACGCCGCCATGGACGCGGTGCGCCGGGTGGTGAAGGACTTCCAGATGCCGGGGCACACGATCGAGAACTTCGGCCGCAAGTCGGTCCAGATCGCCGTGGCGGGTATCTACGACCTGCGCATCCACCACGACGAGGTGGTGCAGCCGGTGCTGCGCCAGCTGCGCGTGATGGAGCGCGACAACCTCGGCCCCGACGGCGAGCAGGCCCGCGAGGACCTGGCCGAGTTCGTGGCCGGGCTGGACAAGGCCGCGACCCGGTTCGAGGAGAAGCGGGAAGCCTCGCGCGCCCGCGCCGCAGCCCGAGCCGCCTGA
- a CDS encoding cellulase family glycosylhydrolase, which yields MKKTIALAAASALALVTAMLAFSQPAQAATGIRVSNGKLVEANGTALKLRGINHPHAWYATQTSSFANIKAAGANAVRVVLSGGRWTANTASDVANVISLCKTNKLICVLEDHDTTGYGEQSGAYTLDQAVNYWISVQSALTGQENYVILNIGNEPFGNNATTPNWTDATKSAIQRLRSAGFQHTIMVDAPNWGQDWGFAMRDNAPGVLAADTTGNTIFSIHMYGVFDTAAEVTAYVDSFTSRNLALCVCEFGDMHSDGNPDEDTIMAKTQSAGIGNMGWSWSGNGGGVEYLDMVTSFNPAQRSTWGTRYITGANGLSTTSTQATIYNTSTDTQAPTAPGTPTASNVTSSSGSLSWAASTDNVGVTGYDVVRVNGSTETVVASPSTNSASVTGLTASTAYTFAVYAKDAAGNRSTRSGTVAVTTSTAPVDTQAPTAPGTPTASNVTSSSVSLSWTASTDNVGVTGYDVVRVNGSTETVVASPSTNSASVTGLTASTAYTFAVYAKDAAGNRSTRSGTVAVTTSGTSTGGCTAAYTITNSWPGGFQAEVVITNGATASTAWTASWTFANGQTITQLWSGQDTASGASHSVRNLSYNGTLAPSGTTSFGFTGTWNNSANAVPAVACARS from the coding sequence TTGAAGAAGACAATCGCGCTCGCGGCCGCGTCCGCGCTGGCGCTGGTCACCGCGATGCTCGCGTTCAGTCAGCCCGCCCAGGCCGCCACCGGCATCCGGGTCAGCAACGGCAAGCTCGTCGAGGCCAACGGCACCGCGCTGAAGCTGCGCGGCATCAACCACCCGCACGCCTGGTACGCCACCCAGACCAGCTCGTTCGCCAACATCAAGGCGGCGGGCGCCAACGCGGTCCGCGTGGTGCTCAGCGGCGGCCGGTGGACCGCCAACACCGCCTCCGACGTCGCCAACGTCATCTCGCTGTGCAAGACCAACAAGCTGATCTGCGTGCTGGAGGACCACGACACCACCGGCTACGGCGAGCAGAGCGGGGCGTACACCCTGGACCAGGCGGTCAACTACTGGATCAGTGTCCAGAGTGCGCTGACCGGCCAGGAGAACTACGTCATCCTCAACATCGGCAACGAGCCGTTCGGCAACAACGCGACCACGCCGAACTGGACCGACGCCACCAAGAGTGCCATCCAGCGGCTGCGCAGCGCGGGCTTCCAGCACACCATCATGGTCGACGCCCCGAACTGGGGCCAGGACTGGGGCTTCGCCATGCGCGACAACGCCCCTGGCGTGCTGGCTGCCGACACCACCGGTAACACGATCTTCAGCATCCACATGTACGGCGTCTTCGACACCGCCGCCGAGGTGACCGCGTACGTCGACTCGTTCACCAGCCGCAACCTCGCGCTGTGCGTGTGCGAGTTCGGTGACATGCACTCCGACGGCAACCCCGACGAGGACACCATCATGGCCAAGACCCAGTCCGCCGGTATCGGCAACATGGGCTGGTCATGGAGCGGCAACGGCGGCGGCGTCGAGTACCTGGACATGGTGACGAGCTTCAACCCGGCCCAGCGCAGCACCTGGGGCACGCGGTACATCACCGGTGCCAACGGCCTGTCGACCACCTCGACCCAGGCGACCATCTACAACACGAGCACCGACACCCAGGCGCCGACCGCGCCGGGCACCCCGACCGCGTCCAACGTCACCAGCTCGTCGGGGAGCCTGTCCTGGGCCGCATCGACGGACAACGTGGGCGTGACCGGCTACGACGTGGTGCGCGTCAACGGTTCGACCGAGACCGTGGTGGCCTCGCCGAGCACGAACTCGGCCTCGGTCACGGGGCTGACGGCGTCGACGGCGTACACGTTCGCGGTGTACGCCAAGGATGCCGCGGGCAACCGTTCGACCCGGTCCGGCACGGTCGCCGTGACCACCTCGACGGCCCCCGTCGACACGCAGGCTCCGACGGCTCCGGGCACTCCGACGGCGTCGAACGTGACCAGCTCGTCGGTGAGCCTGTCGTGGACGGCGTCGACGGACAACGTGGGCGTGACCGGCTACGACGTGGTGCGCGTCAACGGTTCGACCGAGACCGTGGTGGCCTCGCCGAGCACGAACTCCGCCTCGGTCACGGGGCTGACGGCGTCGACGGCGTACACGTTCGCGGTGTACGCCAAGGACGCCGCCGGCAACCGTTCGACCCGGTCCGGCACGGTCGCCGTGACCACGTCGGGCACGAGCACCGGGGGCTGCACGGCGGCGTACACGATCACGAACAGCTGGCCCGGCGGATTCCAGGCCGAAGTCGTGATCACCAACGGCGCGACCGCCAGCACGGCCTGGACCGCGAGCTGGACCTTCGCCAACGGCCAGACCATCACCCAGCTGTGGAGCGGCCAGGACACGGCCTCTGGCGCGAGCCACAGCGTGCGCAACCTCAGCTACAACGGCACCCTGGCCCCGAGCGGCACGACCAGTTTCGGGTTCACCGGGACCTGGAACAACAGCGCCAACGCCGTTCCGGCGGTCGCCTGCGCGCGGAGCTGA
- a CDS encoding LuxR C-terminal-related transcriptional regulator yields the protein MQTDRLFVGRQETLQLLRSTVAYRPSVLLLEGEAGSGKTRLIDEWRRQHTALVLATACPPIRPPLPFAAAIGLLLAAGPVLPAPGTLNPLLGALVPLLPELADKLPPPLPPLAEPAEERHRLLRGMCALLGSLAPATLVVEDLQWIDPDSRDLLCLLLSAPLPGIALVLSYRPEELAVPGLPLGVSAAYAPGLRQAALRLDPLAAEDVRLLVKQVRRQDPPADMVARLTVLTGGVPRVIEDLLAQLNGFGDDTEPGQLCPPPRLRELTAARVAALSPTARAVAEAAAVLDESAPEEVMSDVAGLDPAAGRTALIEVLAGAVLDETADGRYGFRVPLAARALYDALPGPRRRELHARAANALARRTGAGALARLAHHNRRSGQERAWMRYAEAAADRYIADGDNEAALAQLEEVLADQTVPRATRTRLTIRLAQTAELGLRSEQTVALLRRIMTDERLPMAARGELRLMLGLVLMNQVGDFPGGAAEVESAVDELHERPALAARAMSVLSWPVLHGSSFADDRRWLERAEQAAAAGDDVAIQMAVAANRATLLMNCGDPEAWQAARRLTANATTLAERQQAARGLQNLADATVWLGMHAEADDFLRQSTELAGRVGASVITTAGRCTALHLDWAMGRWSGLADRAAEFTGPDGPTTEVEGHLITGLLAVARGDWDTADSSLTSAGLSAPHNSTVHVVAAASGAYIRMLLARGQGEEAVAEARRGMDRVRAKGVWSWAAGLAPYAVQALAEAGCADEAQGLIEEFEAGMAGLVAPNAAAALQMCRANLAVARGEHDEAAKHFRDAALQFAALPRPYEATLAEEGMARSELTAEQAGEALAVLTNAGNVFARLGAGWDAARCQRTLREHGVVAKGGRPGYGGGLTPREREVAQLAAQGRTNREIAQVLFLSPRTVEQHVARALHKLGVHSRAELAGAVADLP from the coding sequence GTGCAGACAGACCGATTGTTCGTCGGGCGCCAAGAGACTCTGCAACTGCTCCGGTCCACTGTCGCGTACCGGCCCTCGGTTCTGCTCCTGGAAGGTGAGGCGGGCAGCGGCAAGACGCGCCTGATCGACGAGTGGCGGCGCCAGCACACCGCGCTGGTGCTGGCCACCGCGTGCCCGCCGATCCGGCCGCCGCTGCCGTTCGCCGCCGCCATCGGCCTGCTGCTGGCGGCCGGGCCGGTGCTGCCCGCGCCGGGCACGCTCAACCCGCTGCTGGGCGCGCTCGTCCCGCTGCTGCCGGAACTGGCCGACAAGCTGCCGCCGCCGCTGCCGCCGCTGGCCGAGCCGGCCGAGGAGCGGCACCGGCTGCTGCGCGGCATGTGCGCGCTGCTCGGCTCGCTGGCCCCGGCGACCCTGGTCGTCGAGGATCTCCAGTGGATAGACCCCGACTCGCGGGACCTGCTGTGCCTGCTGCTGTCGGCGCCGCTGCCGGGGATCGCGCTGGTGCTGTCGTACCGGCCGGAGGAGCTGGCGGTGCCGGGGCTGCCGCTGGGCGTCTCGGCCGCGTACGCCCCCGGCCTGCGGCAGGCGGCGCTGCGCCTGGACCCGCTGGCCGCCGAGGACGTGCGGCTGCTGGTCAAACAGGTGCGGCGGCAGGACCCGCCCGCCGACATGGTGGCCCGGCTGACCGTGCTGACCGGCGGCGTGCCCCGGGTGATCGAGGATCTGCTGGCGCAGCTCAACGGCTTCGGTGACGACACCGAGCCGGGGCAGCTGTGCCCGCCGCCCCGGCTGCGCGAGCTGACCGCCGCCCGCGTCGCCGCCCTGTCCCCCACCGCGCGCGCCGTGGCCGAGGCGGCGGCGGTGCTCGACGAGTCCGCGCCCGAGGAGGTCATGTCCGATGTGGCCGGACTCGATCCGGCCGCCGGCCGCACCGCGCTGATAGAGGTGCTGGCCGGGGCGGTGCTCGACGAGACCGCCGACGGCCGGTACGGCTTCCGCGTCCCGCTGGCCGCCCGCGCGCTGTACGACGCGCTGCCCGGCCCGCGCCGCCGCGAGCTGCACGCCCGTGCCGCCAACGCGCTGGCGCGGCGCACCGGCGCCGGCGCGCTGGCCCGGCTGGCCCACCACAACCGGCGCAGCGGGCAGGAGCGGGCGTGGATGCGCTACGCCGAGGCCGCCGCCGACCGGTACATCGCCGACGGCGACAACGAGGCCGCGCTGGCCCAGCTGGAAGAGGTGCTGGCCGACCAGACCGTGCCCCGGGCCACCCGTACCCGGCTCACGATCCGGCTAGCGCAGACGGCCGAGCTGGGGCTGCGGTCGGAGCAGACGGTGGCGCTGCTGCGGCGCATCATGACCGACGAGCGGCTGCCGATGGCGGCGCGCGGCGAGCTGCGGCTGATGCTGGGCCTGGTGCTGATGAACCAGGTCGGCGACTTCCCCGGGGGTGCCGCCGAGGTCGAGAGCGCCGTGGACGAGCTGCACGAGCGCCCGGCGCTGGCGGCCCGTGCCATGTCGGTGCTGTCCTGGCCGGTGCTGCACGGCTCCTCGTTCGCCGACGACCGGCGCTGGCTGGAGCGGGCCGAGCAGGCGGCGGCCGCCGGCGACGACGTGGCGATCCAGATGGCGGTCGCCGCGAACCGGGCCACCCTCCTGATGAACTGCGGCGACCCGGAGGCCTGGCAGGCCGCGCGGCGGCTGACCGCCAACGCGACCACGCTGGCCGAACGCCAGCAGGCCGCGCGCGGCCTGCAGAACCTCGCCGACGCCACGGTATGGCTGGGCATGCACGCCGAGGCCGACGACTTCCTGCGCCAGTCGACCGAGCTCGCCGGGCGGGTCGGCGCGTCGGTCATCACCACCGCGGGCCGCTGCACCGCGCTGCACCTGGACTGGGCCATGGGCCGCTGGTCGGGCCTGGCCGACCGGGCCGCCGAGTTCACCGGCCCGGACGGGCCGACCACCGAGGTCGAGGGGCACCTCATCACCGGCCTGCTGGCGGTGGCGCGCGGCGACTGGGACACCGCCGACTCGTCACTGACCTCGGCCGGGCTCAGCGCGCCGCACAACAGCACCGTGCACGTGGTGGCGGCGGCGTCGGGCGCCTACATCCGGATGCTGCTGGCCCGGGGGCAGGGCGAGGAGGCGGTGGCCGAGGCCCGGCGCGGCATGGACCGGGTACGGGCCAAGGGCGTGTGGTCCTGGGCGGCGGGGCTCGCGCCGTACGCGGTGCAGGCGCTGGCCGAGGCCGGGTGCGCCGACGAGGCGCAGGGGCTGATCGAGGAGTTCGAGGCGGGGATGGCCGGGCTGGTCGCCCCGAACGCGGCGGCGGCGCTGCAGATGTGCCGGGCCAACCTGGCCGTCGCCCGCGGCGAGCACGACGAGGCCGCCAAGCACTTCCGCGACGCCGCGCTCCAGTTCGCCGCGCTGCCCAGGCCGTACGAGGCGACGCTGGCCGAGGAGGGCATGGCCCGCAGCGAACTCACCGCCGAGCAGGCCGGTGAGGCGCTGGCCGTGCTCACCAACGCGGGCAACGTCTTCGCCCGGCTCGGGGCCGGCTGGGACGCCGCGCGATGTCAGCGCACGCTGCGGGAGCACGGCGTGGTGGCCAAGGGCGGCCGTCCCGGCTACGGCGGCGGTCTCACCCCGCGCGAGCGGGAGGTGGCGCAGCTGGCGGCGCAGGGGCGCACCAACCGGGAGATCGCGCAGGTGCTGTTCCTGTCACCGCGTACGGTCGAGCAGCACGTGGCGCGGGCGCTGCACAAACTGGGTGTCCATTCCCGAGCCGAGCTGGCCGGGGCCGTCGCGGACCTGCCCTGA
- a CDS encoding trans-acting enoyl reductase family protein, giving the protein MARQLGQEAGRGERDFDLVLFGATGFTGGLTAEYLAAHAPQGCRWALAGRDRARLAAVRERLAAIDPACADVPLLPADASDPDSLRELARRARVVVTTVGPYVAHGEPLVAACAEAGTDYVDLTGEPEFIDRMFTAYHERAVASGARIVHACGFDSVPHDLGAYYTVGLLPADAPIRLDGYVRAKGTVSGGTLASALTAFARRRQTAAAARGRRRLEQRLAGPGDRKVRTPLGRLRRARGAKGWAVPLPTVDAAIVGRSARALDRYGPDFRYRHAAAVRWLPVALAGLLGAAVLLGLAQVGPIRRALSRLRRPGTGPDAATRERSWFSVRFVGEGGGRRVVTEVRGGDPGYGETAKMLAESALCLAFDELPPTSGQVTTAVAMGDALLARLTAAGLTFRTVEPAGVGGDRLIG; this is encoded by the coding sequence ATTGCCAGGCAACTCGGCCAGGAGGCCGGGCGCGGCGAGCGGGACTTCGATCTCGTCCTGTTCGGAGCGACCGGGTTCACCGGGGGCCTGACCGCCGAATACCTGGCCGCGCACGCGCCGCAGGGCTGCCGCTGGGCGCTGGCGGGACGGGACCGGGCCAGGCTGGCCGCGGTACGCGAGCGGCTGGCCGCGATCGATCCCGCCTGCGCCGACGTGCCGCTGCTGCCCGCCGACGCGAGCGACCCGGACTCGCTGCGTGAGCTGGCCCGGCGCGCCCGCGTGGTCGTCACCACGGTGGGCCCGTACGTCGCGCACGGCGAGCCGCTGGTCGCGGCGTGTGCCGAGGCGGGCACGGACTATGTGGACCTCACCGGCGAACCGGAGTTCATCGACCGGATGTTCACGGCGTACCACGAGCGGGCGGTCGCCTCCGGGGCGCGGATCGTGCACGCCTGCGGCTTCGACTCCGTGCCGCACGACCTGGGCGCCTACTACACGGTCGGGCTGCTGCCCGCCGACGCCCCGATCCGCCTCGACGGGTACGTCCGCGCCAAGGGCACCGTCTCGGGCGGCACGCTCGCCTCGGCGCTGACCGCGTTCGCCCGGCGGCGGCAGACCGCCGCGGCCGCCCGCGGCCGCCGCCGCCTGGAGCAGCGGCTGGCCGGGCCGGGCGACCGGAAGGTGCGCACCCCGCTGGGCAGGCTGCGCCGCGCCCGCGGCGCGAAGGGCTGGGCGGTGCCGCTGCCGACGGTGGACGCCGCGATCGTGGGCCGCTCGGCGCGCGCCCTGGACCGCTACGGCCCGGACTTCCGCTACCGCCACGCCGCCGCCGTACGGTGGCTGCCGGTCGCGCTGGCCGGGCTGCTCGGCGCGGCGGTCCTGCTCGGGCTGGCCCAGGTCGGCCCGATCCGCCGCGCCCTGTCCCGGCTGCGCCGCCCCGGCACCGGCCCGGACGCCGCGACCCGGGAACGGAGCTGGTTCAGCGTCCGCTTCGTCGGCGAGGGCGGCGGGCGCCGCGTGGTGACCGAGGTGCGCGGGGGCGACCCCGGCTACGGCGAGACCGCGAAGATGCTGGCGGAGTCGGCCCTGTGCCTGGCCTTCGACGAGCTCCCGCCGACGAGCGGGCAGGTCACCACGGCCGTCGCCATGGGCGACGCGCTGCTGGCCCGGCTGACCGCCGCCGGCCTCACCTTCCGCACCGTGGAGCCCGCAGGGGTGGGCGGGGATCGATTAATCGGTTAA
- a CDS encoding sorbosone dehydrogenase family protein, with amino-acid sequence MGTKRSRAVGAVLTSGLFIMGSPLATALPAAAALAAGAPDAPQITEPGVDNMLVSAADVHMETAPFHDADGDAHLCSDWEIRTGEGERVWYSNCIGGTQKVHTHLGDGIFEGSHAGRHDLIPDRDYEVRVRFRDNSGDPATEWSTWSTRPFRTAKERQPLPDAPQWIVKQPGYRVEEVAGGFQLPVDIAMTPGQTVDPAKPLFYVSELYGQVKVVHGDFSTSTYAKNLLNFNPTGDFPGSGEMGVTGLTVDPASGDVFAAMVYQDGGDILPKVVRFHSTDGGLTAASASTVIRMDKEPQSASHQISNLSIGPDGKLYVHMGDGMDPNRAQDKNSFRGKILRMNLDGSAPSDNPFYDSSDGIDSHDYIFAYGLRNPFGGAWRASDGKLYEVENGPGANDRFARVDRGADYGWDGGATDMKTRALYNWEHTHAPVDITFAEPSVHHASGFPEDTWGHAFVSESGPTYATGPQEKGKRVVEFGFNADGSATGPKTLVEYNGGGKTTVAGITAGPDGIYFSGLYPDSASEGPTGRSAKIYRIRYVPQQADAPVVAYTDRDFKGGFQSFGAGVFDASKGDLAAVGNDKISSLRVAPGYRAVVCADDSAGGRTNAGSLGLCRYYGAGQHDYVGADLNDKPSLISVMSEPTQGTGAIAYRGADGTGPSQSLGVGGYEATAGELSQVGDTMTSSLSVAEGYRAVVCKNDRSGGLNTGEVGPCRFFGPGQFNVGTAFDNQIALIAVGGPAVTAFSDAGFAGQRQAFGPGVYEAKPGQLKTVGNDAITSFRVEPGYHVVACDNDSVGHKNTGDLGPCHTYGEGNHSLAGQPLDNRISLLAVQAGPSGGTRVTVYRDKDFKGASTKLGPGVFQSGNLGAVGNDQVTSLKVASGTRAVVCRHDSAKGAAAISPCRFYAPGDHKYVGADLNDDISLIITGS; translated from the coding sequence ATGGGTACCAAGAGATCCAGGGCTGTCGGCGCGGTGCTGACGTCAGGACTGTTCATCATGGGCTCGCCCCTGGCGACGGCGCTCCCCGCCGCGGCGGCCCTGGCGGCGGGCGCCCCCGACGCGCCGCAGATCACCGAGCCCGGTGTCGACAACATGCTGGTCAGCGCGGCCGACGTGCACATGGAGACGGCGCCGTTCCACGACGCCGACGGTGACGCGCACCTGTGCAGCGACTGGGAGATCCGCACCGGCGAGGGCGAGCGCGTCTGGTACAGCAACTGCATCGGCGGCACGCAGAAGGTGCACACCCACCTCGGCGACGGCATCTTCGAGGGCTCGCACGCCGGCCGCCACGACCTCATCCCGGACCGGGACTACGAGGTACGGGTGCGCTTCCGCGACAACAGCGGCGACCCGGCCACCGAGTGGAGCACCTGGTCGACGCGGCCGTTCCGCACCGCCAAGGAGCGCCAGCCGCTGCCCGACGCACCGCAGTGGATCGTCAAGCAGCCCGGCTACCGGGTCGAGGAGGTCGCGGGCGGTTTCCAGCTGCCCGTCGACATCGCGATGACCCCGGGCCAGACCGTCGACCCGGCCAAGCCGCTGTTCTACGTCAGCGAGCTGTACGGCCAGGTCAAGGTCGTCCACGGCGACTTCTCGACCAGCACGTACGCCAAGAACCTGCTGAACTTCAACCCGACCGGCGACTTCCCCGGCTCCGGCGAGATGGGCGTGACCGGGCTGACCGTCGACCCCGCCAGCGGCGACGTGTTCGCCGCGATGGTGTACCAGGACGGCGGCGACATCCTGCCCAAGGTGGTCCGCTTCCACAGCACCGACGGCGGCCTGACCGCGGCGTCGGCGTCCACGGTCATCCGGATGGACAAGGAGCCGCAGAGCGCCTCGCACCAGATCTCGAACCTGAGCATCGGTCCCGACGGCAAGCTCTACGTCCACATGGGTGACGGGATGGACCCGAACCGCGCCCAGGACAAGAACTCCTTCCGCGGCAAGATCCTGCGGATGAACCTGGACGGCTCGGCGCCCAGCGACAACCCGTTCTACGACAGCTCAGACGGCATCGACTCGCACGACTACATCTTCGCGTACGGCCTGCGCAACCCGTTCGGCGGCGCGTGGCGGGCCAGCGACGGCAAGCTGTACGAGGTGGAGAACGGCCCCGGCGCCAACGACCGGTTCGCCCGCGTGGACCGCGGCGCCGACTACGGCTGGGACGGCGGCGCCACCGACATGAAGACCAGGGCGCTCTACAACTGGGAGCACACCCACGCGCCGGTCGACATCACCTTCGCCGAGCCGAGCGTGCACCACGCCTCCGGCTTCCCCGAGGACACGTGGGGGCACGCGTTCGTGTCCGAGAGCGGGCCGACGTACGCCACCGGCCCGCAGGAGAAGGGCAAGCGGGTGGTCGAGTTCGGCTTCAACGCCGACGGCTCGGCGACCGGCCCGAAGACCCTGGTCGAGTACAACGGCGGCGGCAAGACCACGGTCGCCGGCATCACCGCCGGTCCGGACGGGATCTACTTCTCCGGGCTCTACCCCGACTCCGCGTCGGAGGGCCCGACCGGCCGCAGCGCCAAGATCTACCGCATCCGGTACGTGCCGCAGCAGGCCGACGCCCCGGTGGTCGCCTACACCGACCGCGACTTCAAGGGCGGCTTCCAGTCGTTCGGCGCGGGCGTGTTCGACGCGAGCAAGGGCGACCTGGCCGCGGTCGGCAACGACAAGATCAGCTCGCTGCGGGTGGCCCCCGGCTACCGGGCCGTGGTCTGCGCCGACGACAGCGCGGGCGGCCGCACCAACGCGGGCAGCCTCGGCCTGTGCCGCTACTACGGCGCGGGCCAGCACGACTACGTCGGCGCCGACCTCAACGACAAGCCGTCGCTGATCAGCGTCATGTCCGAGCCCACCCAGGGCACCGGCGCGATCGCGTACCGGGGCGCCGACGGGACCGGCCCGTCGCAGTCGCTCGGCGTGGGCGGCTACGAGGCCACCGCCGGGGAGCTCAGCCAGGTCGGCGACACCATGACCAGCTCGCTGAGCGTCGCCGAGGGCTACCGGGCCGTGGTCTGCAAGAACGACCGCAGCGGCGGCCTCAACACCGGCGAGGTCGGCCCGTGCCGCTTCTTCGGCCCCGGCCAGTTCAACGTCGGCACCGCCTTCGACAACCAGATCGCGCTGATCGCGGTCGGCGGCCCCGCCGTCACGGCGTTCAGCGACGCCGGGTTCGCGGGCCAGCGGCAGGCCTTCGGCCCCGGCGTGTACGAAGCCAAGCCCGGCCAGCTCAAGACGGTCGGCAACGACGCCATCACCTCGTTCCGGGTCGAGCCCGGCTACCACGTGGTGGCCTGCGACAACGACAGCGTCGGGCACAAGAACACCGGCGACCTCGGCCCCTGCCACACCTACGGCGAGGGCAACCACTCGCTGGCGGGCCAGCCGCTGGACAACCGCATCTCGCTGCTGGCCGTGCAGGCCGGCCCGAGCGGCGGCACCCGGGTCACCGTGTACCGCGACAAGGACTTCAAGGGCGCCTCGACCAAGCTGGGCCCCGGCGTCTTCCAGTCCGGCAACCTCGGCGCGGTCGGCAACGACCAGGTCACCTCGCTGAAGGTGGCCTCGGGCACCCGTGCGGTGGTCTGCCGCCACGACAGTGCCAAGGGCGCGGCGGCGATCAGCCCGTGCCGCTTCTACGCCCCCGGCGACCACAAGTACGTCGGCGCCGACCTCAACGACGACATCTCCCTGATCATCACCGGTTCCTGA